Proteins encoded in a region of the Acomys russatus chromosome 14, mAcoRus1.1, whole genome shotgun sequence genome:
- the Bbs4 gene encoding Bardet-Biedl syndrome 4 protein: MCFLAPEFPIVEKQNWLIHLHYIRKDYEACKAVIREQLQETQGLCEYAIYVQALIFRLEGNIQESLELFQTCAVLSPQCADNLKQVARSLFLLGKHKAATEVYNEAAKLNQKDWEICHNLGVCYTYLKQFNKAEDQLHSALQLNKHDLTYIMLGKIHLLQGDLDKAIETYKKAVEFSPENTDLLTTLGLLYLQLGVYQKAFEHLGNALTYDPANYKAILAAGSMMQTHGDFDVALTKYRVVACAIPESPPLWNNIGMCFFGKKKYVAAISCLKRANYLAPFDWKILYNLGLVHLTMQQYASAFHFLSAAINFQPKMGELYMLLAVALTNLEDIENAKRAYAEAVRLDKCNPLVNLNYAVLLYNQGEKKGALAQYQEMEKKVNFFKGSSPLEFDSEMVEMAQKLGAALQVGEALVWTKPVKDPKAKHRTNSASKSAALPKPLGSNQALGQAMSSAAAYRKLSSGAAGSQLTKPPSLPLEPEPTMEASPTEASEEKKEK, translated from the exons ATGTGCTTTCTAGCTCCTGAGTTTCCTATTGTGGAGAAACAGAATTGGCTGATCCATCTCCACTATATCCGGAAGGATTATGAAGCATGCAAG GCTGTGATTCGAGAACAGCTTCAGGAGACTCAGGGGTTATGTGAATATGCTATCTATGTCCAAG CACTGATTTTCCGCCTGGAAGGAAATATCCAAGAATCCCTAGAACTCTTTCAGACATGTGCTGTTCTCAGCCCTCAGTGTGCTGATAATCTCAAGCAGGTGGCCAGATCTTT ATTTCTTCTGGGAAAACATAAAGCCGCCACTGAAGTGTATAATGAAGCAGCTAAGCTTAACCAGAAAGATTGG GAGATCTGCCATAACCTGGGCGTGTGCTACACTTACCTAAAGCAGTTCAACAAG GCAGAAGACCAACTACACAGTGCCCTCCAGCTTAACAAGCATGACCTGACTTATATAATGTTGGGGAAGATCCACTTACTGCAGGGAGACTTGGATAAAGCCATTGAGACCTACAAGAAAGCAGTAGA ATTCTCGCCAGAAAATACAGACCTTCTTACAACTTTAGGATTACTCTACTTACAG CTTGGTGTTTACCAGAAGGCATTTGAACATCTTGGGAATGCACTGACTTACGACCCTGCCAACTACAAG GCCATcttggcagcaggcagcatgATGCAGACCCATGGGGACTTTGATGTTGCCCTCACTAAATACAGAGTTGTAGCTTGTGCTATTCCAGAAAGTCCTCCACTTTGGAATAATATTGGAATGTGCTTCTTTGGCAAGAAGAAATACGTGGCA GCCATCAGCTGCCTAAAACGAGCCAATTATTTGGCACCCTTCGATTGGAAGATTCTGTACAATCTGGGCCTTGTCCATTTGACTATGCAGCAGTATGCATCAGCATTCCATTTTCTCAGTGCAGCCATCAACTTCCAGCCAAAGATGGGGGAACTCTACATGCTCTTGGCTG TGGCTTTGACCAACCTGGAAGATATAGAAAATGCCAAAAGAGCTTATGCAGAAGCTGTTCGTCTGGATAA GTGTAACCCTTTGGTAAACCTGAACTACGCTGTGCTGCTGTATAACCAGGGCGAGAAGAAGGGTGCCCTGGCCCAATaccaggagatggagaagaaggtCAACTTTTTCAAGGGCAGCAGTCCTTTGGAATTTGACTCCGAG AtggtagagatggctcagaagttgggAGCTGCCCTCCAGGTTGGAGAAGCCCTGGTCTGGACCAAACCAGTGAAAGATCCCAAGGCAAAGCACCGAACCAATTCAGCGAGCAAATCTGCTGCTCTCCCTAAGCCTCTGGGCTCCAATCAAGCTCTAGGACAGGCGATGTCTTCGGCAGCTGCATACAGGAAGCTCTCTTCAG GTGCTGCAGGATCCCAGCTCACAAAGCCACCATCACTT